In Megalobrama amblycephala isolate DHTTF-2021 linkage group LG9, ASM1881202v1, whole genome shotgun sequence, the sequence AGATTCCTAGTAACTAATATATAATAAGAATCTCCAGTTTGTTTTGATGTGTAAACAAATTAACTGTCACAAACAGGTGTGAGGTACCTGTGCGGGAACGCGCAGCTGCTGTAGTGGCGTGAACGAGCATATCATCAGCCCTCTGACGAGATTTTTAAAGCGCGGTGCGTCTCTTTCCTCCAGCAGAGCCGGTTTCCGGCCATCAGAGAACACGAGCCCGTCTGTGAATTCCTCCAGAGTCTGCACGACTGGATATAATGACCGCAGAATGCCGAACACATATTTGAAACCGCTATCTGTCGAGTCACGTCGAGACATGCGTGTTCGTGTTTGTGTTTCCCTCATCCGGTGCTTCGAGCTTCCCGCGCTGCGCCTCTGCCAATCATTCGTCTGTCGCAGGACCCGGATGTACAGACGAATAAAAACGAATATTTAAAGctacttaaacttttttttcttcgaaatcaacataatttaaataataagcGAGTACATCATAAAACAATTTTACAAACCCTGTTTTGACCCTAAATCACTACCGTAAGCCTAACAGTAAAATTCATTTAAGAGCTGTGGGGACGGATTTCGCGGGAAACTACATACTTCCTTTCCAAGTCTTATCCGTGCGATTcattaattgtaattaaataattttaataagcATGTAAAAACACTAAATTGCAAACAGATAAAAACAGTGCTATAATATaactaaattatgactttacaaccacattacaaaaataaaacaaaataaatgagaaCAATGATAAACGAAAACTGTATTTAATAGGGATATGCAACGATTAATTGttagcaaaataaaagtctgtgtttacgtaatatatgtgtgttctgtgtataattatatattctgtgtgtgtgtgtgtgtgtgtgtgtgtgtgtgtgtgtatgtatatatatatatatatatatatatatatatatatatatatatatatatatatatacacacacacacacatgcatgtataaatttaagaaatatatacatatttaaataaatatatatttacagtttatagtacatgtaaatataaatattttatatataaattaacatttttcttaaatatataggctacatgtatgtgtctgtatttatatatacataactattatacacagaacacacacatatattacgtaaacagacttttattttgcaagcgattaatcacgattaatcgttgcacatccctagtatttaacaaatattttttaacattttataagtGCATTTCATATTTTCACAAACTGAATATACAGTATAGGCTAcagtaattatatttttgtttttactcatcaaattttttatgtttgtgcttttgaaaaTAGATCTTTACTATCCCTTATTaggattattattttgaattttatgcTCATTTTGAGCACAAAACTTGCGCTTTTAGCAAATGCAAGTACCATGCAAATACCTGTGTATATAAATAAgagtaaatgtaaatttactTACTGACACCATCACTGTACTACATCACAGCAATAAGGGATTGTATGCAGCAAATGCTATTCGAATGCACTTTTTCATAGTTGGATAGAAATGTATTTGATAATATTACTTCATTTGCAATATTATTGATGATTTACCATCACTATACCATGGTACTACAACCATAGTATATATTTGAAGGATGTGGAAACATCTATTAAAGCATTTTGCAAGGATTACCAACAATGCAAATTTAGTAAAGTTGAACTAAAATACAAAAACTCACTGTCTTAGTCCATAAACATGTTTATTAATCCTGTCTTAAAAAGATGAGCCCAGAGTCAGTGTTAGACCATGAGGAGGTCTGCAGGAGGAGGTTTGAGAGGGATCTGACCCAGCGTGAAGCGTCTGGCTGTGAACTCCTTCAATTCTTCGGCGCTCAGGTCGCTCTGGGCCGTAAACAGACTCCCTCCTAAATTCCCAGCAGCCTGTGCAGCTCCAGTGAACACAGCGCTGCTCTGACCGAAGCCGCCGCTCGCGGGCGGTGCCGAAGACCCAAACCCGCTGCCCAATCCTGCCGAAGACGTCTTGAAACTGAACCCGGCTGCAGAGCTGGATTGATTTTCCGCAGCTGGTGCTGCAAAAGAAAAGGAGGTGGCAGACGGAGCGGGACTGCTGAAACCTGGCGCGGTCTGAGCAGGGCTGAACGCAGCGCCTCCAAAATCAGGTGCTGCTCCAAAGTCAGTTTTGGACTGGGCAAAGCTGAAGCTGTTGATACTCTGAGTACCGGAACCAAATCCTGAGAAAACAATATAGCTGTTACTAACCAAAACATACAGGATGAACTGGAGAGGATCAAACTCTAGAGCCCAAGCACAACCAAAGcaatgttcttccacaaaaTGCATGCAATTTAGTTGTTTAACCACAAgggggccaaaagttacatagtgtacctttaaagggttagttcacccaaaaatgaaaattctgtcatttataactcaccttcatgtcgttccacgcccgtaagaccttcgatcatcttcagaacacaaatgaagatatttttgatgaaatctgatggctcagtgaggcctgcatagccagcaatgacatttcctctctcaagatccattaatgtactaaaaacatatttaaatcaggtcatgtgagtacagtggttcaatattaatattataaagccacgagaatatttttggtgcgccaaaaaaaaaaaaaaaaaaaaaacgtatatagtgatggccaatttcaaaacactgcttcaggaatcttcggagcacaaatgaatcagcgtatcgaatcagcggttcggagcgccaaagtcacgtgatttcagcagttttggcgatctgaatcatgattcgacacgctgattcatttgtgctccgaagcttcctgaagcagtgttttgaaatcggccatcactatataagtcgttattttgtttttttggcgcaccaaaaatattctcatcactttataatattaatattgaaccactgtactcacatgaactgatttaaatatgtttttagtacattaatggatcttgagagaggaaatgtcattgctggctatgcagacctcactgagccatcggatttcatcaaaaatatcttaatttgaaggtcttacggatggtgtggaacgacatgagggtgagtaattaatgacagaattttcctttttgggtgaactaaccctttaacactgtTATTtccctgtttattactgtgaagaaATCCAGAACAAACCTCCTGCTCCAAAGCCAGATGTTGTTGACGATGATGTGGCTCCAAACCCTGATGCTGTCGAACCGAACCCGGCGCTTGATGAGCCAAGCCCATGTGATGGCATCTGGGGACTGGAGTTATTCAGCTCTGCAATCTGAGAACATCAATAACACGATTCAAACTCCTCCTGTCCATCCGGTTCAATGCCGAATGAGAAACATCATCTTACCACACTGATCTGAGTGGGTCTGCTCATGGTTCGCAGCTCCTGAACTCTGTTACTCCATTGGTTGGCCAGCAGCTGGACTGAGTTCACCTGAAACACCACACAGGATTGCATGAAATGCACAGATCATCATGGGAATGAAAGTATCTATTGAATCTACGGTTGTCTTACATAAGGCTGTATATCACCAGACGCTCGGTAGGTGTAATATTCCTGTCTCAGCTCCTCAGGAGACCACTCAACAAACCCTGCAAAACATCAAGATAAGATTAAGTGTTTTTTCACCATGAAAAACTCTTATTTACTCAAAAGGCAAGCAGAAGACTGAAAGTAGGTCAAATAATCACTGTGATAAGTCTGACCTGAGATCTGTTTGTTGAGGACCGAATAACACGAAAACGGCCACTGGCCAGAAGTCTGCCAGACCTCCATGTCACCCTGGATTGTTTCGCTGAAATacaaatatacaataaaaacacaaagtGCATTAATAATCTCTTTATATACTAATGAACAAGCAGTCCCCCCAAAACTGCATGAGTGTAAACTGCACTTACACATGTTTTGCATTGTCATCCGCTGCGTTTTGTCCAGCTGTATCAAAGCTGCTCTGAGAGCTGAGCGCTGAGAATCTGTTCTGGCTGCTGAAGTCTCTGGACATCCCGCCACCTCTGCCCCAGTCATTACCGCCACCTCTGCCTCCGTCATTACCGCTGCCTCTGCCCCAGTCATTACCGCCACCTCCGCCGCCTCTACTCCAGTCATTTCCGCCACCTCTGCTCCGGTCATTACCGCCACCTCTACCCCAGTCATTTCCGCCACCTCTGCTCCGGTCATTACCGCCACCTCTACCCCAGTCATTACCGCCACCTCTGCTTCCATCATTACCGCCGCGGGAGAACGAGGAGGGCTGGATGAACTCACCGCCGCCCCGTTGAGCCGGGTTTATCCACACGCGGTTCCCATAGCCTGCAACGACACGTCACTTTAGTCACTGCCGGTAAAGTTCAGTTTAAAAATTGGTATAAAGAATACTGGGtgttaaaatactttgtttGACATTTTGATAAACACTACAGGTGAAACGTTTGgacacacttttaaaaaccttctGATCtcaaggtatatatatatatatattttttttttttttttttgattgacaAACATAAATACTGCATATGTATGAATTTGCAAAAATACAATTGCATTATTTTTGAAGGTCATATATAGACATATGCATATAAATACATGTAGACCACAGTGTTTACCTTGTGAAAGCACTTAAAAGAGTACTCATTAcagaattaatataattttaaagaatataggctactatataaATTTTCAGCCATTTAAGTGCATGTTATTtgcaaattaaatgaaaatgtattgtagcttaaatttatattaaatccAGTTATTTGAACTTAAGAGTCCTTTATGACTCACTTAAGTACATCTAATTTCTTAATTACCTTCATGGTCTTTGAAATTTCTTTAAAGTGTACTTCAGAATGTActaacaagcatttatggtaaactcaAATATATTCTAATAATAAAGTTGCAAATGAAATATCAAAtaacactacagttaaaatcaTAATTAAGTACTTGCTTAAGTGTGTTAGTCAGcacatcaaaataagagtattttaaaacataaaaacagagtgttaaaacaatgttttaaaatgtgctttaaagtaaaacatttcatttaaaatgattaaagtgtaattttaaaaagtgtacttaagtgtgttaaaggattagtccacttttaaggagaataatcctggaatgttttcatcaaaaaccttaatttctttttgactgacgaaaaaaagacatgaacatcttggatgacatgggggtgagtaaattatcaggaaaattttatttaaaagtggactaatcctttaagaaacaATCGTTAAAGTACAGTTAAgttgccttttatttcattaatatattaTCTAAGATTTTAAGTACACTACATACAATTAAACGCACTTATTTTTCACAAGTGTTaa encodes:
- the nup42 gene encoding nucleoporin NUP42 isoform X4 — protein: MTVCSFFLQGRCRYGDKCWNEHPRDGRGGGEYRGNQQQPSRGGYGNRVWINPAQRGGGEFIQPSSFSRGGNDGSRGGGNDWGRGGGNDRSRGGGNDWGRGSGNDGGRGGGNDWGRGGGMSRDFSSQNRFSALSSQSSFDTAGQNAADDNAKHVETIQGDMEVWQTSGQWPFSCYSVLNKQISGFVEWSPEELRQEYYTYRASGDIQPYVNSVQLLANQWSNRVQELRTMSRPTQISVIAELNNSSPQMPSHGLGSSSAGFGSTASGFGATSSSTTSGFGAGGFGSGTQSINSFSFAQSKTDFGAAPDFGGAAFSPAQTAPGFSSPAPSATSFSFAAPAAENQSSSAAGFSFKTSSAGLGSGFGSSAPPASGGFGQSSAVFTGAAQAAGNLGGSLFTAQSDLSAEELKEFTARRFTLGQIPLKPPPADLLMV
- the nup42 gene encoding nucleoporin NUP42 isoform X1, with amino-acid sequence MTVCSFFLQGRCRYGDKCWNEHPRDGRGGGEYRGNQQQPSRGGYGNRVWINPAQRGGGEFIQPSSFSRGGNDGSRGGGNDWGRGGGNDRSRGGGNDWGRGGGNDRSRGGGNDWSRGGGGGGNDWGRGSGNDGGRGGGNDWGRGGGMSRDFSSQNRFSALSSQSSFDTAGQNAADDNAKHVETIQGDMEVWQTSGQWPFSCYSVLNKQISGFVEWSPEELRQEYYTYRASGDIQPYVNSVQLLANQWSNRVQELRTMSRPTQISVIAELNNSSPQMPSHGLGSSSAGFGSTASGFGATSSSTTSGFGAGGFGSGTQSINSFSFAQSKTDFGAAPDFGGAAFSPAQTAPGFSSPAPSATSFSFAAPAAENQSSSAAGFSFKTSSAGLGSGFGSSAPPASGGFGQSSAVFTGAAQAAGNLGGSLFTAQSDLSAEELKEFTARRFTLGQIPLKPPPADLLMV
- the nup42 gene encoding nucleoporin NUP42 isoform X6, with amino-acid sequence MTVCSFFLQGRCRYGDKCWNEHPRDGRGGGEYRGNQQQPSRGGYGNRVWINPAQRGGGEFIQPSSFSRGGNDGSRGGGNDWGRGSGNDGGRGGGNDWGRGGGMSRDFSSQNRFSALSSQSSFDTAGQNAADDNAKHVETIQGDMEVWQTSGQWPFSCYSVLNKQISGFVEWSPEELRQEYYTYRASGDIQPYVNSVQLLANQWSNRVQELRTMSRPTQISVIAELNNSSPQMPSHGLGSSSAGFGSTASGFGATSSSTTSGFGAGGFGSGTQSINSFSFAQSKTDFGAAPDFGGAAFSPAQTAPGFSSPAPSATSFSFAAPAAENQSSSAAGFSFKTSSAGLGSGFGSSAPPASGGFGQSSAVFTGAAQAAGNLGGSLFTAQSDLSAEELKEFTARRFTLGQIPLKPPPADLLMV
- the nup42 gene encoding nucleoporin NUP42 isoform X3 → MTVCSFFLQGRCRYGDKCWNEHPRDGRGGGEYRGNQQQPSRGGYGNRVWINPAQRGGGEFIQPSSFSRGGNDGSRGGGNDRSRGGGNDWSRGGGGGGNDWGRGSGNDGGRGGGNDWGRGGGMSRDFSSQNRFSALSSQSSFDTAGQNAADDNAKHVETIQGDMEVWQTSGQWPFSCYSVLNKQISGFVEWSPEELRQEYYTYRASGDIQPYVNSVQLLANQWSNRVQELRTMSRPTQISVIAELNNSSPQMPSHGLGSSSAGFGSTASGFGATSSSTTSGFGAGGFGSGTQSINSFSFAQSKTDFGAAPDFGGAAFSPAQTAPGFSSPAPSATSFSFAAPAAENQSSSAAGFSFKTSSAGLGSGFGSSAPPASGGFGQSSAVFTGAAQAAGNLGGSLFTAQSDLSAEELKEFTARRFTLGQIPLKPPPADLLMV
- the nup42 gene encoding nucleoporin NUP42 isoform X2 encodes the protein MTVCSFFLQGRCRYGDKCWNEHPRDGRGGGEYRGNQQQPSRGGYGNRVWINPAQRGGGEFIQPSSFSRGGNDGSRGGGNDWGRGGGNDRSRGGGNDWSRGGGGGGNDWGRGSGNDGGRGGGNDWGRGGGMSRDFSSQNRFSALSSQSSFDTAGQNAADDNAKHVETIQGDMEVWQTSGQWPFSCYSVLNKQISGFVEWSPEELRQEYYTYRASGDIQPYVNSVQLLANQWSNRVQELRTMSRPTQISVIAELNNSSPQMPSHGLGSSSAGFGSTASGFGATSSSTTSGFGAGGFGSGTQSINSFSFAQSKTDFGAAPDFGGAAFSPAQTAPGFSSPAPSATSFSFAAPAAENQSSSAAGFSFKTSSAGLGSGFGSSAPPASGGFGQSSAVFTGAAQAAGNLGGSLFTAQSDLSAEELKEFTARRFTLGQIPLKPPPADLLMV
- the nup42 gene encoding nucleoporin NUP42 isoform X5, which codes for MTVCSFFLQGRCRYGDKCWNEHPRDGRGGGEYRGNQQQPSRGGYGNRVWINPAQRGGGEFIQPSSFSRGGNDGSRGGGNDWGRGGGGGGNDWGRGSGNDGGRGGGNDWGRGGGMSRDFSSQNRFSALSSQSSFDTAGQNAADDNAKHVETIQGDMEVWQTSGQWPFSCYSVLNKQISGFVEWSPEELRQEYYTYRASGDIQPYVNSVQLLANQWSNRVQELRTMSRPTQISVIAELNNSSPQMPSHGLGSSSAGFGSTASGFGATSSSTTSGFGAGGFGSGTQSINSFSFAQSKTDFGAAPDFGGAAFSPAQTAPGFSSPAPSATSFSFAAPAAENQSSSAAGFSFKTSSAGLGSGFGSSAPPASGGFGQSSAVFTGAAQAAGNLGGSLFTAQSDLSAEELKEFTARRFTLGQIPLKPPPADLLMV